ACCTTCAAGAACCACACGCATGATGTCCGCTCTGTTTTGGAGATCAACACGGCCGTTGTTTCAGGAGGTTTGGTCACTACTTAGAAATTCTTTGTGTCTTAAATGTAATGAGGGGTGGACCATATAGCAAAAATATCTCCATATTTAATATACTGCAGTATATTAGTTTGATAAAAGAGTGTTTGCAAAACTGTTTTCACACTTGTGTGtggtatatttatttgtttaaatgcattattgcatttaatgtaatttagttTAATACAATTCTAGTAAGAGTTCAGTGATACTTCAATTTAatctgcaaaaataaacagaaaatgaggcaaaATTAAACACTGAATACAATATTACATCATTCAGTCAGCTGCTTGTTGTTGAGAGTAACTAtctaatatatctaatataattttttattacagtttttgatattattttgtcatattgcaTAGCATTTGTAATAAtcaatctgtttttctttgtttaaaaaccTGCCTCAGGAGTGGACACACAGATTGTCATGAGGCCTCTCCTGGATAAAATTGAAGTGAAGACCACTGCTACTGCCTTCCGCAAGATCCAGTTTCCTCATGTGAGTTTTAACACCTTAAAGCTTTTTAATCTGCACCTACGGCTGAAACTGACTCGCGCTGTGCTAAAGagaatgttgatttttttcaccATATAGCGGAGTTTAGTGTCCTGCGCAAAGAAAACGGGTCTGCTGCTGTTCCAGTACCCGACACATCTGGAGCTGTGGAGACTCGGGGAGAGTGATGGCACCGGTAAGAAACATATGACCATGTACCTACATTAAGTTTACAGAATTTCACTATTCaaaaattgttaatttttttttttttttttcttcatacatTAAATCCATATTCACCTAACAGAAATCTATCAATCACAGGTTCCGTAAACATTTTGGTCAAATAACCCTTGCTGCTGGATgtagaaaaaataatataaatgtgcaTAATATATGGCATGGATTATGTATgtccaaaataaatataaaagtataaataatgatTGGTACCCTTGGTAAAGATTGTTAACAGAAGCTTCTGAGAAAGATCACCTTGAGTCTACAGGAACTGTGATCATCCATGACTTTGTTTCACTAGGGTATAATCTTTGGGATTACtattacaaatttatttccttatatatatacacagactaATTTTAATCAGCGCAGTTTGGCATTTGACTCCCGTTTTGATTCATAACTGTGTGCAACCCACACTTACGAAATATTTTTCCACAAATAGTTtgcaataacttttttttttttttaccagagaGGACCAAATTCTAAAATCAGACATTCAGCAAtgctaaaaaagaaaatgctttcGAATACAAAGtacttttaataataacaacatgccatttttaaaagaatttgaCAGCCTATGGAACTACAacaatttttgattttatttgttttttgtaggGATGCCTGGAAGCAGTTTACCTATtaaaaggaaaccagagaaattACTTCATTTAAAGACAAAGGTAAGGATGTTGCTTCTATATCAACTGCTCCAAACTCAGAGAATCCAGTATCATTGGTCTTTATTCTATCATCAGGGTGAGGAGCATATTTGCTGCAGTGCCGTGTCTCCGTGTGGAGAGTGGATCGCCTACTCTACAGTGGCCAGCTTACGTCTGTACAGATTACACTGTGATAACAACAACGTCAGCATCACGAAGGTCAGTTTCTTCACTGACAGCAAACGGATATGTATTCAATCACATGAGCTGTGGGGTTGCCTGTAACCTGTCTCTCTGGTAGCTTTAAATCAAACCACGTCAGGCTGTTCACCAtgattttatacagtatatcagacCTTTTATTAAAACCAGCTGAGAAATGTACTTTAACGAACAGCTACTTGGTTTCTTGTAGGTGTCCAAGCTCCCAAAGATCCTCagcacagccaatcagataTGCTTCTCTTCAGACTCTTCCCGTCTGTTTGTGGCTTCCACTTGCTCTACCGTCCACGTGGCAGCTCTGAGCCAAACGGAGTGCAAGTTCGTAACCACGCTCAAGTCGAAATCAGGTGAGaggaatagatttttttttattcacagctgAGGTTTCCATTTGATTTTGAGGTTGATTTAATCtttttctgcctttctttcttctcaagGCTCTGGCCAGGCCATTCATCTGTTAGCAGCCAGCGAGGATGGAAAATGGCTGGCCTCGGCCAACAGCGCCCACGAAGTTCACGTGTACAGCCTGAAGAAGATGAAGGTAATCTTTAACACAAAAGTGTAGAATGAGGAGGAAATAATGGATGATGTGTATGGAATCACATCCATGGCTTGTGTGTTTCAGGTACACTGTACCGTGCCTGTTTATAGCTCTGGAGTCAGCGCCATGGCCATCCATCCAACAACTAACAACCTGTTCATGGTGCACGCAGATCAGCAGGTACTCAGCACCTACAGCCGGACTCGTGAAATACGCCAGTGTTCGTTCTGTTGCCCAAAGCtaacacaaaaaatgtttaatgaccCTTTTCCATGTTGTAAACTAAACGATTTTCCTCTCATCTTTGTACACTCACTGTGCAAAAAGAGGTGGAGAAGGGAATTAAGGCGCACACTGTAAAAATAACTATGCTCTTACCGGTCTTAACTCATATCACCTAAATATCTAGCATAGGTTGCTAACTAGATTAAATCTTCCTATTAGTACCAAAAGTGAAATAAAGATTGTTTTAACactggtgatgaggaggttgtttgtcaTCGGTTGTTTGTGACTTGACCATCACATCATGTGCCCCTTAATGTCCCAGAAAATAGCATGTTGATATTTTAagctacactcaccatccaatttaataggaacacctgtacacctgcatgttcatgcagttatctaatcagccaatcatgcggcagcggcacaatgcataaaatcatgcagatacaggtcaagagcttcagttactgttcacgTCTAACCTCAGAATcgggggaaaagtgtgatctccatgactttaactgtggcatggttgttggtgccagatgggctggtttgagtatttcagaaactgctgatctcctgggattttcacacacaacagtctctagagtttcacagaatggtgcgaaaaacaaaaaacagcctgtgagtggagggtctgcaggctgaaacaccttcatgagagagatcagaggagaatgaccagattggtgtgttctgacaggaagtctacagtaactcaaataagcactctttacaaccgtggtgagcagaaaagcatctcagaactcacAATGTCAGAatgcatgattttctgcattgtgctgctgctacatgtttggttgattagataattactgaaatgagcaggtgtacaggtgttcctattaaagtggacagtgagtgtatgttagAATATcagcaacaaaatatttttaattcaacATATGAATTTCTTTACATTCACTAACAAGATCGTTTTTTTTCACCGATGCTTTGtcatttgtcttgttttttttctctctcttgatgtcaCTTGCACCTTTCACAAaggttttttaaaaactttgaaAGCTCTTCCGTGAcccaaaaaagtttttttttttttcttttcaagacTACATGTAAAACAGCAGCTGAGTAAAAAATggcaagtgtgaaagcagccttagAGGATTtgatgcaaacttttttttttattaagctgGTAATTAGGTCTGAACAGCTGCCATGTTCTTtattgggtgtgtgtgtgtgtgtgtgtgagtgagtgagtgcgttAGTCTGTAAAATAAAGGATGCTTATTTAAGTAGTATagaatgaaatgatttaaatgtttgtgcTTGTTTTGGTTCTGCAGCTGTTTGAGTACTCTATAGAGCAGAAGCAGTACACTGACTGGAGTCGACTGGTGCAGAGGAACGGCCTTCATCGTGTGTGGCTGGAGAGAGACACACCAGTCACTAATGTGACCTTTAGTCGCAAAAACCCAGCTCACATTGTACTACATGATATGTACATGTTCTGCATCATTGATCAAACCCTGGTAAGACAATAAGTCCACTTTGCTATTATTCTTATTTACATATTGACAAACCACTGAGAATTTTGGAGTTTGAGTTTGGAGTGCTAGAGCTGGAAATGAAGAGCAGCTCATTGTCctgcaagattaaaaaaaacaaatgatcaGTAACAGTGTGTTCTCCTTTAAAGAATCCAGagtattctgtttattttcagacTATTCAAACTGCTCTCTGGGATGATATGGGACATTTATGAAATAATGTTCATTTCAAGGTTAATGTGgagtttttatttcctttccaGCCTCTTCCTGATAACAAATCTCAGTTCTACAATCAGCTGACTCTGCGAAGCCTCCctgagaaggaaagaaaatccCAAAGCCATGCTTTCAAAGTTTGCAAGACTTACAAGGTGTGTGTATCTTCTAGACCATAACTGCTCTGAAAAATAGTGCATTCATCCTCGAGAATATTCCTCAGCTTTAATGGAGTGCTTTAATATTTCTAAAGTGATTTAAGGGCTGATgatattaactttatttaactgTGAACTGCTTCTCTGTCCCACAGGAGCTGCTGTTTGCTGGGCTGATGGAGGATCAGTCGCTGGTGGTGGTGGAGCGACCCCTGTTGGACATCACTGCTCAACTCCCACCACCAGTCAGACAGAAGAAGTTTGCTACATaagtgtctgtgcgtgtgtctgtgcgtgtgtctgtgcgtgtgtctgtgcgtgtgtctgtgcgtgtgtctgtgtctgtgcgCATGCATGCAAGCTCATGTGTGACACATTGTGAACCTGCTTTCCCCATGCTTTGTAATAACTGTTTgatacatatacagtaataaacagaatatttactgtaatatgAAAATTAAGGGCTTGGCATTTTTTCTTGACATATTAGACttattttaatacagaaatatttgtTTCTGTCACCATTTCTCTGaagattcatttttttataatctGACTCAATGAGTGACATGCTTggaagatggatttttttttttccacagatcacagcattattatttttttggttgtaTCTACTGTACACATTTCACCTTgtcatgaaggaaaaaaatggcagttaatCCAGGTGATTCAATATGATC
The genomic region above belongs to Pangasianodon hypophthalmus isolate fPanHyp1 chromosome 6, fPanHyp1.pri, whole genome shotgun sequence and contains:
- the utp4 gene encoding U3 small nucleolar RNA-associated protein 4 homolog; its protein translation is MGEFKVHRVRFFDYMPSAVRALAFEPQRERIAVARADGSVEIFNVADNFFQEKVIPGRETRASEALAWVGERLFSAGLNGEIVEYDVDSHKVKYTLDAYGGPIWTIASNKQGTHLAVGCEDGTVKLFEVCEGKIQFEKNLAKQKGRIISLSWHPSGSRIAAGMMDMIRVFDTETGQSVHRMLVERGIGTAKSKECVVWSVVYLTDGTIVSGDSSGKVKIWDDHTGTLIKSHQVTKWDVLTLSASQDETSVVAGTSEGTVIQFQFLSMVLGQEDKGWVRTRTFKNHTHDVRSVLEINTAVVSGGVDTQIVMRPLLDKIEVKTTATAFRKIQFPHRSLVSCAKKTGLLLFQYPTHLELWRLGESDGTGMPGSSLPIKRKPEKLLHLKTKGEEHICCSAVSPCGEWIAYSTVASLRLYRLHCDNNNVSITKVSKLPKILSTANQICFSSDSSRLFVASTCSTVHVAALSQTECKFVTTLKSKSGSGQAIHLLAASEDGKWLASANSAHEVHVYSLKKMKVHCTVPVYSSGVSAMAIHPTTNNLFMVHADQQLFEYSIEQKQYTDWSRLVQRNGLHRVWLERDTPVTNVTFSRKNPAHIVLHDMYMFCIIDQTLPLPDNKSQFYNQLTLRSLPEKERKSQSHAFKVCKTYKELLFAGLMEDQSLVVVERPLLDITAQLPPPVRQKKFAT